From Mus pahari chromosome 20, PAHARI_EIJ_v1.1, whole genome shotgun sequence, the proteins below share one genomic window:
- the LOC110337354 gene encoding ATP-dependent RNA helicase DDX19A, with amino-acid sequence MATDSWALAVDEQEAAVKSMSSLQIKEEKVNTNGVIKTSTTAEKTEEEEKEDRAAQSLLNKLIRSNLVDNTNQVEVLQRDPSSPLYSVKSFEELRLKPQLLQGVYAMGFNRPSKIQENALPMMLAEPPQNLIAQSQSGTGKTAAFVLAMLSRVEPADRYPQCLCLSPTYELALQTGKVIEQMAFEDSVWKFAQKVVPDPNIIKLKREEETLDTIKQYYVLCSNREEKFQALCNLYGAITIAQAMIFCHTRKTASWLAAELSKEGHQVALLSGEMMVEQRAAVIERFREGKEKVLVTTNVCARGXDVEQVSVVINFDLPVDKDGNPDNETYLHRIGRTGRFGKRGLAVNMVDSKHSMNILNRIQEHFNKKIERLDTDDLDEIEKIAN; translated from the exons ATGAGCAGTTTGCAGATCAAGGAAGAGAAAGTCAACACCAATG GTGTTATCAAAACCAGCACCACTGcagaaaagacagaggaagaggagaa AGAGGACAGAGCTGCTCAGTCTTTACTCAACAAGCTGATCAGAAGCAATCTTGTGGATAACACCAACCAAGTGGAAGTCCTGCAGAGGGACCCAAGCTCCCCGCTCTACTCAGTGAAGTCCTTCGAAGAGCTTCGCCT gAAACCACAGCTTCTCCAAGGAGTCTATGCCATGGGCTTCAACCGCCCCTCCAAGATCCAGGAGAATGCTTTGCCCATGATGCTTGCTGAGCC CCCACAGAACCTGATTGCACAGTCTCAGTCTGGTACTGGGAAAACAGCTGCCTTTGTCCTAGCTATGCTCAGCAGAGTGGAACCAGCAGACAGATACCCGCAG TGTTTGTGCCTGTCCCCAACATATGAGCTGGCATTACAAACAGGAAAAGTGATTGAGCAGATGG CCTTTGAAGACTCAGTGTGGAAGTTTGCCCAGAAGGTGGTCCCAGACCCCAACATCATCAAGCTAAAGCGTGAGGAGGAGACTCTGGACACCATCAAACAGTACTATGTCCTCTGCAGTAACAGGGAGGAGAAGTTCCAGGCCCTGTGCAACCTGTATGGGGCCATCACCATCGCCCAAGCCATGATCTTCTGCCAT ACCCGCAAAACAGCTAGCTGGCTGGCAGCAGAGCTCTCAAAAGAAGGCCACCAGGTGGCCCTGCTGAGTGGAGAGATGATGGTGGAGCAGAGGGCCGCTGTGATCGAGCGCTTCCgagaaggcaaagagaaggtTCTGGTGACCACCAACGTGTGTGCCCGTG GTATNGATGTTGAACAGGTGTCTGTGGTCATCAATTTTGACCTCCCTGTGGACAAGGATGGGAACCCAGACAATGAGACCTACCTGCACCGCATTGGGCGCACAGGCCGCTTTGGCAAGAGGGGTCTGGCAGTGAACATGGTGGACAGCAAGCACAGCATGAATATCCTCAACAGGATCCAGGAGCATTTTA ataagaagatagaaagattGGACACAGATGATTTGGATGAGATTGAGAAAATAGCCAACTGA
- the St3gal2 gene encoding CMP-N-acetylneuraminate-beta-galactosamide-alpha-2,3-sialyltransferase 2 codes for MKCSLRVWFLSLAFLLVFIMSLFFTYSHHSMATLPYLDSGALGGTHRVKLVPGYSGLQHLGKEGLSGRNCACSRCMGDAGTSEWFDSHFDGNISPVWTRDNMNLPPDVQRWWMMLQPQFKSHNTNEVLEKLFQIVPGENPYRFRDPQQCRRCAVVGNSGNLRGSGYGQEVDSHNFIMRMNQAPTVGFEKDVGSRTTHHFMYPESAKNLPANVSFVLVPFKALDLMWIASALSTGQIRFTYAPVKSFLRVDKEKVQIYNPAFFKYIHDRWTEHHGRYPSTGMLVLFFALHVCDEVNVYGFGADSRGNWHHYWENNRYAGEFRKTGVHDADFEAHIIDMLAKASKIEVYRGS; via the exons ATGAAGTGCTCTCTTCGTGTGTGGTTCCTCTCTCTGGCATTCCTGCTGGTGTTCATTATGTCCCTGTTCTTCACCTACTCACACCACAGCATGGCTACCTTGCCCTACCTGGACTCGGGGGCTCTGGGCGGCACACACCGGGTGAAGCTGGTACCAGGCTACTCCGGACTACAGCACCTCGGCAAGGAGGGGCTTTCGGGGAGAAATTGTGCCTGCAGTCGCTGCATGGGGGACGCCGGCACCTCTGAATGGTTTGACAGTCACTTTGACGGTAACATCTCACCAGTCTGGACCAGAGATAACATGAACCTTCCCCCGGATGTCCAGCGGTGGTGGATG ATGCTACAACCCCAATTCAAGTCACACAACACCAACGAAGTGCTGGAGAAACTGTTCCAGATCGTGCCTGGTGAGAACCCCTACCGCTTCCGGGACCCCCAACAGTGCCGGCGCTGTGCTGTGGTTGGGAACTCAGGCAACCTTCGGGGCTCTGGCTATGGGCAAGAAGTGGACAGCCACAACTTTATCATGAG gatGAATCAGGCACCGACTGTGGGCTTTGAGAAGGATGTTGGCAGCCGAACAACTCACCATTTCATGTACCCGGAGAGTGCCAAGAACCTACCTGCCAATGTCAGCTTCGTGTTGGTCCCCTTCAAGGCCCTGGACCTGATGTGGATTGCCAGCGCTCTCTCCACAGGACAGATCAGATT CACCTATGCCCCAGTGAAGTCCTTCCTTCGAGTGGACAAAGAGAAG GTCCAGATTTACAACCCGGCCTTCTTCAAGTACATCCACGACAGGTGGACCGAGCACCACGGGCGCTACCCTTCCACAGGAATGCTGGTGCTCTTCTTTGCACTACACGTGTGCGATGAG GTGAACGTGTATGGGTTCGGGGCAGACAGTCGAGGCAACTGGCACCACTACTGGGAGAACAACCGGTACGCGGGCGAGTTCCGGAAGACAGGCGTGCATGACGCCGACTTCGAAGCCCACATCATCGACATGCTGGCTAAGGCCAGCAAGATCGAGGTCTACCGAGGGAGCTGA